The Osmerus eperlanus chromosome 20, fOsmEpe2.1, whole genome shotgun sequence DNA segment TAATGTAAGTAATCAACTCAGTAATTTTCATAGTgatatctaaaggttaaaagTTTTAGCCTATTCATATGAGAAAAATAATGCATAGGCGTATGAATAGGCTATATTTGGGTCTTTTTCTAAACTTTCCCCTAATGGGATTCTTCAGGGCTTTTTTTCCTTACTCAGGACATATTCAGGAGTCAGTTGAGTTTGCTTCTGTTGCAATTTGTCCTAGGTTGACCCCCATTTTGGCTTAAAATGACTGGACTATAACTTGATATGGCTACCCTGGCTACCCTGCCCTTGTAGTTGACCACACTTCCAACTAAACCTTGatcttccgagcagtgaacgggactgcacccgtctacatcaagtctctcctgcagccttacacccccacccgtcacctacggtcttcttcagacaaccgcctggtggtcccaccgctcaagaccgcccggtcccaacacaagctcttctcctgtctggccccccagtggtggaatcaactccccacctccatcagagacactgactgtctctccaccttcaagaaaaggctcaagatgcacttgttccgggagtacaacggtacttaggaatggtttgcttgacccgatgttagtttcctcaaggatcacaatgactcttgcttagagacttgttgctcttgtggttagtggtaactgacttaaatttttgtactcgctgtgatatatagtttttattattgttgcttgctttttccacaggtacacttgcacttatagcagttcatgttgtttaattgtaacttgtttaactacatgctcttatggttcttccctttggcacttattttggttgttcacaatgtgtgcttcatgttttggctactcgcaatgttttgtggctatctcgttgttatgatcagtgacctatgcactttgtaaagctctctcttggaagtcgctttggataaaagcgtttgctaaatgaataaatgtaatgtaaacatgTTCACCTCATTGGCGGTGCAGGACTACTCTCTCTGGCCTTGTCTTTTTGTCTTCTAAAACATTTGAGGTCCAAGCCCTCAAGTCTGTTTGAGCCTTTATATGAAAAATCAGCTCCTACAATTTGAGCCCTATGCTCATGCCTTTGTGGAGATAGTGTCAAAGCTAGCTACCCATCTGCTCCCTGCATAAAATGCAAAAGGAAATGTATAGTGTGTTAAACACAGCTGGCAAGTTGCTTCTTGATGCTGAAAAGTACAGGGATGACAATCTTGAACTGTATATTCGTGGCAGGGATCTGTTTGCTTCAGAGGCAAGTTACGTTCTATAGTACTATCTCTCAATAAAAACAACAATGTTCAGATAACCTTTTTGAAGATGGATACCAACATGTCCAATGTTTTCTATAAAACAAATATCAAAGATTACTGAGGAACATGGAAATATTAAGGCTGTCCAATAATTTTGTTGTTTTGGAAAGTTGTCAAAGATACGGTTGGAGTTACCATCTCTTACAAATAATTTTGTCAGTCTAATTTAACTCAGCAGACTTTACTTCCCTCCTTTTAACAGGGATACCTAGGAGGACCGAGCACACCTCATCAGCACCCACCTCCGGGGGCTCCATACAGGGGTGGAATCCTGCCAGGcggtccctccaccccccatggAGGTGTTCCCTATGGAGGATCTGGCCCCCCAGGGCAGTATGGGGACTCTGCCCCTTCAGGGTATTCTCCTTATGGGGGTGCATCTGCTCCTCCAGGCGGTCAGTATGCTGGAGGGGCCTTGCCAGGGGGGCCCAATGGGGTGTACGGAACCTCAGGGCAGGGGGGACCACGGGGGCCGTATGGACCAGGCCCTGGAGGTGCCCTCGGGGGCCAGTACGGAAGGGGGCAGGCACCTGAAGGGGCCTATGGGGGCTATGGAGGTCAGCCGCATGGAGGGCCACATGGACAGCAGGCTCCTGCAAGTAAGTGATTTATTTGGGAGTGTGATGAAGTGTATTGTTGCTGCATCCTAACTTGACAACAAACCATCAGACTGGTGTGCTTGGGAGTAAGGATTTCCTGATCAATCTTTCTCCAACTCACCTGTCTACACTCCACCTggccctgtctctctgagtctatctgtcctcccccctgtctctccttctatgGGTAGGGAGGAGGttggcgtgtgtttgtttgtgtgtgtgtgatattaaGTTTCCTGAGGGAGCTGTCCCAGACTGATATTTAAAGGGAATCATTATCACAATTCAATATGTATATGTCATAGAAAAACAACCAAATTCTGTTTAGAGCATTCAAACACTGCATAGTTTTGACATAGAAAGTGCAATACAAAGGTGAAATATCCCTCCAATAAACTTCTCATAAATAACCCGTGTAAACCTTAGCACAATCAAGACACGTGTTCTAAACAGTAACAATCTTCAGTCATTAGCAGCATCGTGAAGGGCTTTAACAGCATAGACAACCTAACAAGAACATTAACAAGGGCGGTACAGTCAAGATATGTGGAGTATTTTGTCATTTGTGCAACAATGCAAAGTCCAGTTCATTGTTATTGTATTGGTGGGTGTGGTTGGTTACTGTCcatgagagggaggcagaaagggggaatgggggggggggggggcactgttcAGAAGCCTCACAGCCTGAGGATACAGACTGTTGGTCAGTCTGGATGTTCTGGCCCGTATGGACCTGTACCTTCTACCTGAGGGCAGCAGGTggaacagatggtgagctgGGTGGTGACGGTCCCGCAGGATGTTGTGCACTCTCCTCAAACAACGGGTGGCGTAGACGGTACTGATCTCGGGGGGAGTCGTCCCAATGATTCTCCCCGCAGTTTTTACCACCCGTTGGAGTGTCTGCTGTTCAGCCTTAGTGCAGTTGGAGAACCACACTAAGAATCCGTACGTTAAAACGCTGCTGATGGCACAGTTGTAAAAGTTTGCCATTAGTGGTTTTGGGATTTTGGCGCTCCTCAGTTTTCTCAGATAGTAGAGGCGTTGTTGGGCCTTTCCCACAGCTAAGGCAATGTGAGTACCCCAGGACAGGTCTTCAATCATGGTCACCCCCAGGAACTTAAAGTTGggcaccctctctacctcctctgcgCCAATAGAGAGTGTCCGATGATTATTTTGTCCAAAATTTCTACAATAATCTCCTTGGTCTTATTGATGTTCAAGACCAGGTTATTGCAGTGGCACCATGACGCCAGATGTTGCACCTCATTCTTATAGGCAGTCTCATTGTTGTTGTTAATGAGACCGAGCACTGTGGTGTCGTCGGCGAATTTGACAATGAgattggaggaggaagaggcaagGCAGTCATGTGTGTACAGAGTATAGAGCAGGGGGCTCAGCACGCACCCTTGGGGGGCCCCGGTGTTAATgaaaagggtggaggaggtgttcTTGTCCACTCTGACCCTCTCACTCCTCACAATCTCAAACcacccctctctatttctctgtctctgtttgtctttgtctctcctttctgtctcaCTGTTTATTTACTATATATTCCTGTCATACTATGTGTCACCACCAGGAGAAGTGCAATTTAATTTCGTTAtgtgcaatgacaataaaggcattcattcattttattttccctctttctcattATCTTTTTCTCACATGTTCTGTTTATTTTCCTATTTCTTTTTTGCCACCACCTCATTTCCCCCAAGGTAACATCCCCCCAGGTGTGAACCCAGAGGCCTACCAGTGGTTCCAGACAGTGGACACGGACCACAGTGGCTCCATCAACCTGAAGGAACTGAAGCAGGCCCTGGTCAACTCCAACTGGTCAACCTTCAATGACGAGACCTGTCTCATGATGATCAGTAAGtcagagggacggagggagggaggggcaaagtgaaggatggaaagaaagaaggaaggagggagcaagaaagggaaggagggataatcgtagagggggggagagagatatggacAGGTGCAGTGAAAGTAGGATTTTaagagacagaaggggaggggtggtggaaggAGATGACCTGAGTGgattgttttttaaatgttatttaAGAACACAGAACAATGAAAACATGACAAACCTGTTTGGCAAGAATGGTTTGTGTCGCCAACAGTAGTTCCTTCTTTGGGTCTTTCTGCATTTCTCCACGCATTTGCCAATTGCATTTGCCAATTGCATTTGCTAGGAAGTGAGCAGGCTTTTCATGAATGCTATCCAGTGTAATTTGGAATGTGAATCTTTTTGCAATCTTTCAACATCAGAAGAGGACTGTAGGTGAGCTCCGTTGCGCCTTCATTGTGATGAGAGATtagcattgcattacattttatttaaatgctagttacgactgtcatcatacagtactgtagctgccatagaacggcgaaactagccatgtctatcgttcgttacctacaaacaaatgcttcgtaacagtatttactttttatctgcgatattgacaacagaggttaaggaacttgtctttaatcgaaagatcgtctccgttttcaatttgaagcagtatctagcttactgtaggaaatctcccattgcatcctctctctagcttcttcggctaaagatggacgacaatgacgatgcatgcattattcacgcctatggtgttaatacagtctgtaaaaataccactttgacacacttgcaagaaatgatctgctggttagatgtagcatgatcttatttaccacccacaatagttcatctttttttgcagcagcactCTGAGTTAGAGTAActtttgcagttgcacagcaaagtcacgtaatgtgacaagattgaatttaaaagtataaaaaactcaccagggacaacgacaacgtcgacaaccctgcactatggattattattttgatgtcatctttaaattaagtgtgaACAGGACTgcgtgtgcaggcacacatgattagtttctcttccaccttgaacctgaaacctagattctaggttagaaatgttgccaatGACCGATTggccaatccgattggccaatgctcttcactgttccactgttcaaacttttttctgtttctacatctttcaattattaatacttttcagaatgggttttattcgccaagaaacatcacacagacaaggaatttactgtggcaggaaggtgcacacattaaacatataagaatcttaaataagaagtgtacaagtctaataTTAAGGGGCTAAAAATGTATAAgggttagaatgaaataaaatataaaatggctctaacataacgctttaacatttatgaaattaaataagatacccttttcatcactcttttttctcctttttcaactgtgagaaaatattgcaatgcataacaatgacagatatacttttaacactgtctcaccattttggtttcaaagcaacactttttttcaccttcatactgctgacatacctttgtctgctatgatatttataactgttatgcaatatactcttaaTCACTATATTggctcatttttctaacttcaaacttttttctgtttctcagtcttttattctttaatacttttaatgctaaaaaatgtatgaaagtcaataagatactcttttcatcagttttttctcaattttcaacagtaagaaaatatcgcaatgcataacaatgacagatatacttttaacactgtctcaccattttgtttttaaagcacatacctcttttaaattttttgtaaaaccttcactattcaagccatcaaaacaatcgtttcaactgctttcagcaaacacacacattttcttcaggaaatgtacctttctagtttttattattgttggaatgctgcttcagcattccaagtattgttctttgaatctttattcaacttattgttggaatgctgcttcggatgtcgttgaaaaactatttctagtttgccagcattgccacaattttcgctcttcatgcttcgtttttggatcaatagatagttaattttgtgctggtcgtaggcagttgtctgttgaatccaacagacgtacacatttgttcagagccccacgaaagcgagacaaagtccaactctcgccccatagagaccaatgcaaatctggtgacaaaatcgtcagagaaagcaaaaagaacaagattttgaaactgccggtagagtcgtatttctgaccgcatagaaatataaaggacatctctgttttcggtagagtcttgggtctcggaaaatatccttatttgttggattggacgtatagttttgcgtctaggttaacttgtttgaggtgtggattctagctacatttctgttattctctgccctcagcgcgttagcaatcatagctgcaccatcaccgtgataacgacagacacgcaccactcagtctctcacacaggtgattggtattagctgattagtggagtcacaagacagagtttgatagtatttcaacctaatacaatttacaagaggtgactctgcaaagtgctgctaatatctcttttactactattgctaatggaactgttttattctattatttacgccactgagtgcgtttacttgaccatgagaaacccgattactagcaattgtcggtgtatgccaataatacgattactccgtttacatgtgtaattagttatgcgattactcaataaacgcgtctacatgattatttttattaatcgttgtatgctccacggacaaaacttgcaccatcatccttctgcaacaaagtgtcgctgtgtcttcctgtatcggccctactgctgtatgtttcattcaatcaacacattgaatcctactaagaaagccgagtaaacgcactcaatgataggctatatctgctactgctattactatcccaactataatttcagatgttaagactataatattctttttatgactagctagcctaggcctacttcttcttctgtttaacagttcagctttaagcttctcccgcattgtatttcagctcttagcattgttagatgatgcagttcagtttccacactgcctcttttgtgtgactcacacatttttgaaattcatttcagcttgcgggtattttctcatttctgtattttctgcaattaaaaaaaaataatttcatctttcagcattccaacgcattttctgcaagaaatgcctttctagttgtgctaatgctaatgctgttcagcattctcactattgtttttccaacttcttagttcttccgccgttttttgtcctttaactagtcctgcatactttcaccgattcctataatttttgtatcaaaacgttcagctccttcaggagatgtgtgctatgtcttttggtatttctcacttttatactttttaatatattaaggtttttctgcaaattattctcccattaaaagtaatggtaaatcctttcaaatcattaaaaagcttcctcctctttcaaacgtaactacttcagcatactttcagctagagtcaccattcaacctttaaaatgttcacaagacattcagctattcccaaatgattcagctttttcaaatattcagccaattttgaattatgacagtttaaaatacattaaaatgtttgctccttcttgatttttatgaatgagcagcaagcggagtggcacactctggtgcctgctctttttctgatattcaactaaattgtcaaacaaattcctctaacgttcatatagtttaacttacagaaacaagttataccttaaaatgttggaagaattgtcctctttcagccaatgtaactactaaagagctcacatttacagattttcagctatgagccttgaagcgagagcagcctttcaaattctctcactaacttcaatggagaggtgggtaaaatccgtcagagaaagcaagaaggaagacgatttcgaaactgccggtagagacatatttatttttattgattggacgtgtagttttgcgtctaggtcaacttgtttgaggtgtggatgctaggtaaatgttcgtttttctctgtgcctagctcgttagctatcacagctgcgccatcaccgtggcaaccaaacagacacgcaccatgaacgtttttgaaactgccaaaggagttgtatttctgaccgcacagacacataaaggatatctatggtttcggcagagtcttggaatgaaatatatgtaattatgtgggcaatgtagaacagcggacagattcgatatttgatcttttgttaattatggccattctagtgacgctactgtcatcatggctgctaatagaacggcaaaaccaggtcacatacggtctaataactatcattcattacctagctacaaacaaatgctttgtaACTGatgagtatttactttttattggcaatattgacaacagaggttaaggaacttgtctttaatcaaaagatggtctccgttttcaatttgaagcagtagcttatgtaggaaattttccattgcatcc contains these protein-coding regions:
- the pef1 gene encoding peflin, which encodes MSFNYGHGYLGGPSTPHQHPPPGAPYRGGILPGGPSTPHGGVPYGGSGPPGQYGDSAPSGYSPYGGASAPPGGQYAGGALPGGPNGVYGTSGQGGPRGPYGPGPGGALGGQYGRGQAPEGAYGGYGGQPHGGPHGQQAPASNIPPGVNPEAYQWFQTVDTDHSGSINLKELKQALVNSNWSTFNDETCLMMINMFDKSRSGRIDLFGFSALWVFMQQWRALFKQYDRDRSGCISGTELHQALSQMGYNLSPQFAESLAGHSGSCSGHPASMQLDRFIQVCTQLQSMTQAFREKDTAMTGNIRLNYEDFLSCAINRLM